The segment TTACAAACAACTTGATTATTCTCTATTGCTCTAGTAAAATCAataccacccccccccccccaaaaaaaaaaaagcattttaAGAATTTTCTGAATGTCACTGTGAATCTTAATCACAATATATGACAAGATGAAAACCTAAAATGTTAGCTAGTTTTAGGAATACCCATCAGAATACTGTTTATAAAGTCTGGTCATATTAGTTTTGTCAAGTTACGAATACAGCATAGCTGTATTGGTGTTTTGTTATGAACTAGCTATACTTTTGTACAGTGTAATTCTtttgttcaacctttttctaACCCCTGATTTTGTAGATTATTGCTCTGAGAAGAGCAAAGAGGAGAAATATGGAACGGTTGGTTTTGGCTTGTGGAGGGGAGGCAGTGAACTCTGTAGATGATTTAACTCCTGATTGCCTTGGCTGGGCTGGACTTGTATATGAGCACGTCCTTGGTGAAGAGAAGTACACATTTGTCGAAAATGTGAAGAACCCTCATTCTTGCACAATCTTAATCAAAGGTATTCAGTCAGTAGCTCCATGCAAATTGCAA is part of the Rosa chinensis cultivar Old Blush unplaced genomic scaffold, RchiOBHm-V2 RchiOBHmChr0c20, whole genome shotgun sequence genome and harbors:
- the LOC121050887 gene encoding T-complex protein 1 subunit zeta 1-like, producing the protein MERLVLACGGEAVNSVDDLTPDCLGWAGLVYEHVLGEEKYTFVENVKNPHSCTILIKGPNDHTIAQIKDAVLIYSN